A single window of Apodemus sylvaticus chromosome 4, mApoSyl1.1, whole genome shotgun sequence DNA harbors:
- the Il6r gene encoding interleukin-6 receptor subunit alpha isoform X1 produces the protein MLAVGCTLLLALLAAPAVALVLGSCRALEVADGTVTSLPGATVTLICPGKEAAGNVTIHWEFSGSQNRTWTARGSTLVLRAVQISDTGDYSCFLDDHLVGTVPLLVDVPPEEPKISCFRKNPLVNAICEWRPSSTPSPTTKAVLFAKKINTTNGKSDFWVPCQYSQQLKSFSCQVEILEGDKVYHIVSLCVANSVGSKSSPNVAFQSLKMVQPDPPANLVVSAIPGRPRWLKVSWQDPESWDPSYYFLKFELRYRPVWSKTFTVWLLQAAQHQCVIHDALRGVNHVIQIRGKEEFDLGQWSEWSPEVTGTPWIAEPRTTPAGITWSPTQVSVEDYDNHEDQYRSSTEATSVVAPVRESSSVSLPTFLVAGGSLAFGLLLCAFIILRLRKKWKSQAMKESKTTSPPPPPYSLGPLKPAFLLLPLLTPSRSRDSSGSDHTVSHSCLGVRDAQSPYDNGNRDYLFPR, from the exons AGGTGGCAGATGGTACGGTGACGAGCCTTCCGGGGGCCACTGTTACCCTGATCTGCCCCGGGAAGGAAGCGGCAGGCAACGTTACCATTCACTGGGAGTTCTCTGGCTCACAGAACAGAACGTGGACTGCCAGGGGAAGCACTCTGGTTCTGAGGGCCGTGCAGATCAGTGACACTGGGGACTACTCGTGCTTCCTGGATGATCACCTGGTTGGGACTGTGCCCTTGCTGGTGGATG TTCCCCCAGAGGAGCCCAAGATCTCCTGCTTCCGGAAGAACCCCCTCGTAAATGCCATATGCGAGTGGCGTCCGAGCAGCACACCCTCTCCAACCACAAAGGCTGTGCTGTTTGCAAAGAAAAT CAACACCACCAATGGGAAGAGTGACTTCTGGGTGCCCTGCCAGTATTCTCAGCAGCTGAAAAGCTTCTCCTGCCAGGTGGAGATCCTCGAGGGTGACAAAGTGTACCACATAGTGTCACTGTGCGTCGCGAACAGTGTGGGAAGCAAGTCCAGCCCCAATGTAGCGTTTCAGAGCTTAAAAATGG TGCAGCCGGATCCACCTGCCAACCTAGTGGTGTCAGCCATACCCGGAAGGCCTCGCTGGCTCAAAGTCAGCTGGCAAGACCCTGAGTCCTGGGACCCAAGTTACTACTTCCTGAAGTTCGAGCTTCGATACCGACCTGTATGGTCAAAGACGTTCACAGTGTGGCTG CTCCAGGCGGCCCAGCACCAGTGTGTCATCCATGATGCCTTGCGAGGCGTGAATCACGTGATACAGATCCGTGGGAAGGAGGAGTTTGACCTTGGCCAGTGGAGCGAGTGGTCCCCGGAGGTCACGGGCACTCCTTGGATAG CAGAGCCCAGGACCACGCCGGCAGGGATCACCTGGAGCCCCACACAG GTCTCTGTTGAAGACTATGACAACCATGAAGATCAGTACAGAAGTTCTACAGAAGCAACGAGTGTCGTCG CTCCAGTGCGAGAATCCTCGTCTGTATCCCTGCCCACATTCCTGGTGGCTGGAGGAAGCCTGGCGTTTGGGTTGCTCCTCTGTGCCTTCATCATCTTGAG ACTCAGGAAGAAATGGAAGTCACAGGCCATGAAGGAAAGCAAGACGACCTCTCCTCCACCCCCTCCGTATTCCTTGGGACCACTGAAGCCGgccttccttctgcttcctctcctcacCCCATCAAGGTCCCGTGACAGCTCTGGGTCTGACCACACCGTAAGCCACAGCTGCTTAGGTGTCAGGGACGCACAGAGCCCTTATGACAATGGCAACAGAGACTACTTATTCCCCAGATAG
- the Il6r gene encoding interleukin-6 receptor subunit alpha isoform X2 yields the protein MLAVGCTLLLALLAAPAVALVLGSCRALEVADGTVTSLPGATVTLICPGKEAAGNVTIHWEFSGSQNRTWTARGSTLVLRAVQISDTGDYSCFLDDHLVGTVPLLVDVPPEEPKISCFRKNPLVNAICEWRPSSTPSPTTKAVLFAKKINTTNGKSDFWVPCQYSQQLKSFSCQVEILEGDKVYHIVSLCVANSVGSKSSPNVAFQSLKMVQPDPPANLVVSAIPGRPRWLKVSWQDPESWDPSYYFLKFELRYRPVWSKTFTVWLLQAAQHQCVIHDALRGVNHVIQIRGKEEFDLGQWSEWSPEVTGTPWIEPRTTPAGITWSPTQVSVEDYDNHEDQYRSSTEATSVVAPVRESSSVSLPTFLVAGGSLAFGLLLCAFIILRLRKKWKSQAMKESKTTSPPPPPYSLGPLKPAFLLLPLLTPSRSRDSSGSDHTVSHSCLGVRDAQSPYDNGNRDYLFPR from the exons AGGTGGCAGATGGTACGGTGACGAGCCTTCCGGGGGCCACTGTTACCCTGATCTGCCCCGGGAAGGAAGCGGCAGGCAACGTTACCATTCACTGGGAGTTCTCTGGCTCACAGAACAGAACGTGGACTGCCAGGGGAAGCACTCTGGTTCTGAGGGCCGTGCAGATCAGTGACACTGGGGACTACTCGTGCTTCCTGGATGATCACCTGGTTGGGACTGTGCCCTTGCTGGTGGATG TTCCCCCAGAGGAGCCCAAGATCTCCTGCTTCCGGAAGAACCCCCTCGTAAATGCCATATGCGAGTGGCGTCCGAGCAGCACACCCTCTCCAACCACAAAGGCTGTGCTGTTTGCAAAGAAAAT CAACACCACCAATGGGAAGAGTGACTTCTGGGTGCCCTGCCAGTATTCTCAGCAGCTGAAAAGCTTCTCCTGCCAGGTGGAGATCCTCGAGGGTGACAAAGTGTACCACATAGTGTCACTGTGCGTCGCGAACAGTGTGGGAAGCAAGTCCAGCCCCAATGTAGCGTTTCAGAGCTTAAAAATGG TGCAGCCGGATCCACCTGCCAACCTAGTGGTGTCAGCCATACCCGGAAGGCCTCGCTGGCTCAAAGTCAGCTGGCAAGACCCTGAGTCCTGGGACCCAAGTTACTACTTCCTGAAGTTCGAGCTTCGATACCGACCTGTATGGTCAAAGACGTTCACAGTGTGGCTG CTCCAGGCGGCCCAGCACCAGTGTGTCATCCATGATGCCTTGCGAGGCGTGAATCACGTGATACAGATCCGTGGGAAGGAGGAGTTTGACCTTGGCCAGTGGAGCGAGTGGTCCCCGGAGGTCACGGGCACTCCTTGGATAG AGCCCAGGACCACGCCGGCAGGGATCACCTGGAGCCCCACACAG GTCTCTGTTGAAGACTATGACAACCATGAAGATCAGTACAGAAGTTCTACAGAAGCAACGAGTGTCGTCG CTCCAGTGCGAGAATCCTCGTCTGTATCCCTGCCCACATTCCTGGTGGCTGGAGGAAGCCTGGCGTTTGGGTTGCTCCTCTGTGCCTTCATCATCTTGAG ACTCAGGAAGAAATGGAAGTCACAGGCCATGAAGGAAAGCAAGACGACCTCTCCTCCACCCCCTCCGTATTCCTTGGGACCACTGAAGCCGgccttccttctgcttcctctcctcacCCCATCAAGGTCCCGTGACAGCTCTGGGTCTGACCACACCGTAAGCCACAGCTGCTTAGGTGTCAGGGACGCACAGAGCCCTTATGACAATGGCAACAGAGACTACTTATTCCCCAGATAG